The proteins below are encoded in one region of Sulfolobus sp. A20:
- a CDS encoding ABC transporter substrate-binding protein: MYTQWCKLKENSKVNLSKMLLSTIFTLLLLASAGVFIRPVTSQQSSSFQPEGSITLLPSPGIVWQDDFNPWNYPALPGGLIWFIYEPLALVNYLNGQVIPWLATNWTWINTYYYVNSSGHLIQVPTHGLIFKLRQGVYFNNGDPFNATAVWYTVALEQAYPQLGYLAGNVANMTIINPYEIEIVFKNTTSPLILYTALEQFIVDPNQWGKVFPVEQFPNGSYIGLNKTGNPYTYELTDPIGTGPYMLYSFSPQEIVLVANPHYWMPGEPRIKYLLYPSYPSNVQADTALNNGQVTWGGVFEPDIQQDFVAKNPQYYHYYFAPSVPVMLTINDLKWPLSDPVLRQAISLAINRTALYYLAEYGYEPPAETPLPLPPQQLSVLNSSVLQLAEQFAPPYGNVTAALQLLESHGYHLNSQGQLVAPNGSVIPPLTIITVAGWTDWDAQISLISQELKQIGLTVEVETPPFTVWFSNMESGTYDLGLMWELINGPTPIDEFEGYLYNYWNSPGNVTPIGNSTYFDLNRLNLSVVQPSFEQWVGWAMGNFSINPSNYNKIINNLALLWIKYMPSVATVYAALWYEYVNQTVVGWPTQQNYYWIASPYTGLPSTPLPVVLALHLVNQSVPEPWWYYTSQVPQSWYTSNDPFVYQVSTTTSTTTTTSTTTTTSVSTTTSTSVSTTTTTVTTTSVSTSIVPTTVTKSSGNTLLYVAIGVIIVIIIIAAVILLRRR; the protein is encoded by the coding sequence ATGTATACGCAGTGGTGTAAGTTGAAAGAAAACTCTAAAGTAAATCTTAGTAAGATGCTACTATCTACAATCTTCACTTTATTACTACTAGCTAGTGCAGGCGTCTTTATTAGACCGGTAACTTCTCAACAGTCATCGTCATTTCAACCTGAGGGAAGTATAACCTTATTGCCATCACCCGGTATTGTATGGCAGGATGACTTTAACCCATGGAATTATCCTGCTTTGCCCGGTGGGCTAATATGGTTCATTTATGAGCCTCTGGCACTAGTTAATTATCTTAACGGACAAGTTATACCTTGGCTGGCAACCAATTGGACGTGGATAAACACTTATTATTACGTAAATAGCTCTGGGCATTTAATCCAAGTACCTACTCATGGACTTATTTTTAAACTTAGGCAAGGGGTATACTTCAATAATGGAGACCCATTCAATGCAACTGCCGTATGGTATACAGTAGCGTTAGAACAAGCTTATCCTCAATTAGGCTATTTAGCTGGTAACGTAGCTAACATGACCATAATAAATCCGTACGAGATTGAGATAGTGTTCAAGAACACTACTTCTCCACTAATCCTCTATACTGCCTTAGAGCAATTCATTGTTGATCCAAATCAATGGGGTAAGGTATTTCCAGTTGAGCAATTTCCAAACGGAAGTTACATAGGGTTAAACAAGACTGGAAATCCATATACATACGAGCTGACTGATCCTATCGGAACTGGTCCCTACATGCTTTACAGCTTCAGTCCTCAAGAGATAGTCTTAGTTGCTAATCCACACTACTGGATGCCCGGAGAACCTAGAATAAAGTACTTATTATATCCCTCATATCCTAGTAACGTACAAGCTGATACTGCCTTAAATAATGGACAAGTGACTTGGGGAGGAGTATTTGAACCAGATATACAGCAAGACTTCGTGGCTAAAAATCCACAGTATTATCATTACTACTTTGCACCAAGCGTACCCGTGATGCTGACCATAAACGATTTGAAATGGCCATTATCGGATCCAGTATTAAGACAAGCTATTAGTCTAGCAATAAATAGAACTGCACTGTATTATTTAGCAGAGTATGGATATGAGCCTCCAGCAGAAACTCCATTACCTTTACCACCTCAACAATTATCAGTCTTAAACTCTTCAGTACTTCAGCTAGCAGAACAATTTGCACCTCCTTATGGTAATGTTACAGCAGCATTACAACTATTAGAAAGTCACGGCTATCATTTAAACTCACAAGGTCAGTTAGTTGCGCCTAACGGGTCAGTAATTCCTCCTCTAACAATAATTACAGTTGCAGGCTGGACTGATTGGGACGCTCAGATAAGCCTAATATCTCAAGAGTTGAAACAAATAGGATTAACAGTGGAAGTCGAAACTCCACCCTTTACTGTATGGTTTAGCAATATGGAGTCCGGTACTTATGATTTAGGATTAATGTGGGAGTTGATTAATGGACCTACTCCTATTGACGAATTTGAAGGTTACTTATATAATTACTGGAACTCTCCAGGCAATGTAACACCTATAGGTAATAGTACTTACTTCGATCTGAATAGACTTAACTTATCTGTTGTTCAACCAAGTTTTGAACAGTGGGTAGGATGGGCAATGGGGAACTTTAGTATAAATCCTTCTAACTACAATAAAATAATAAATAATTTAGCTTTACTTTGGATAAAATACATGCCGTCTGTTGCTACTGTTTATGCTGCTTTATGGTATGAGTATGTAAATCAAACTGTAGTAGGCTGGCCTACACAGCAAAACTATTATTGGATAGCTTCTCCATATACTGGTTTACCATCGACACCATTACCAGTTGTATTAGCACTACATTTAGTTAATCAGTCAGTGCCAGAACCTTGGTGGTATTATACCTCACAAGTACCTCAAAGTTGGTATACCTCTAACGATCCGTTCGTATATCAAGTATCTACAACCACCTCTACAACAACGACAACAAGTACAACAACAACTACCTCAGTTAGCACAACTACATCTACAAGCGTATCTACTACTACGACGACAGTTACTACAACAAGTGTTTCCACATCTATAGTTCCAACGACTGTTACTAAGAGTTCCGGAAATACGCTGCTTTATGTAGCAATAGGCGTTATAATCGTAATAATTATAATAGCTGCTGTTATATTACTGAGAAGAAGATAA
- a CDS encoding GH12 family glycosyl hydrolase domain-containing protein, with product MKRRYLALIAIILFLTFTILVYIKFSIINSNVKIHEIFLLYNNSDMSINCVYPYGYGYQIKQLYSNNVSIFISPYLWNYRMAEGFINLTYIKDYGLRLIVNLTSFKKINPNIDVDGYPGIMYGQEYWFPFQGKTAESQWLELPINVTTTPKIYSLLNYTIWDENGTIDDFSYDIWLSQNPNISNLQFPDIELMIWLYHESNITSPFFIKEGNVTVTIEVNGTKENDTFLVYVLPHTGSASGWIGVYYLSEKNLEGEVEIPLNFFLNNEFFFINKVFPQIYEKTFYLDAIQIGMEFNDNHGNAQMGFNLYSWDLTIIDE from the coding sequence ATGAAAAGAAGATATTTAGCGTTAATTGCAATTATCTTATTCCTAACTTTCACAATATTAGTATACATAAAATTTAGTATCATTAACTCAAATGTAAAAATTCACGAAATATTTCTTTTATACAACAACTCTGATATGTCAATAAATTGTGTGTATCCTTATGGATATGGATATCAAATTAAACAATTATATTCTAATAACGTTTCGATATTTATTTCCCCATATCTTTGGAATTATAGGATGGCTGAAGGGTTCATTAATCTAACTTATATTAAAGATTATGGGCTTAGACTAATAGTTAATTTAACAAGTTTTAAGAAAATAAATCCAAATATAGATGTAGATGGTTACCCCGGAATCATGTACGGTCAAGAGTATTGGTTTCCATTTCAAGGTAAAACAGCAGAATCGCAATGGTTAGAGTTACCTATCAATGTAACTACCACCCCTAAGATATATTCCTTGTTAAATTATACTATATGGGATGAAAATGGTACTATTGATGACTTCTCATATGATATATGGTTAAGTCAAAATCCTAATATTAGTAATCTACAATTTCCAGATATTGAATTAATGATTTGGTTGTATCATGAAAGTAATATAACATCACCCTTCTTCATTAAAGAAGGCAACGTTACTGTTACGATCGAAGTAAACGGGACTAAGGAAAATGACACTTTTCTAGTATACGTTTTACCGCATACCGGTTCTGCCTCAGGATGGATAGGGGTATATTACCTTAGTGAGAAAAACTTAGAGGGTGAAGTAGAAATTCCCTTAAATTTCTTTCTAAACAACGAATTCTTTTTTATAAATAAAGTTTTTCCTCAAATATATGAAAAAACATTCTATTTAGATGCTATACAAATTGGTATGGAATTCAATGATAACCACGGTAATGCTCAAATGGGATTTAATTTATATTCATGGGATCTCACTATTATTGATGAATGA
- a CDS encoding ABC transporter ATP-binding protein, with protein sequence MSKLIELIHIYKDFIVRKNIFQKEHRPGIWDVNMEIRSNEIVGMVGGSGGGKTVIAWMIVGLLKPTKGQIIYHPMNLDVVRMNKKQLKKYRAEVQLVFQDPYSSLDPAHTVRWHLERPLKIYGYEGDMDEKIKELLKEVALTPPSDFLDKYPFQLSGGQRQRVYLARVLALNPKVIIADEPVSNVDASIRASLLELFKQLRDEKGISIMYITHDIATIGYVADRVYVVKQGRIVDEGDVETVLSHPKDEYTRLLIESVPDPYKRIE encoded by the coding sequence ATGAGTAAATTAATAGAATTAATCCACATATATAAGGATTTTATAGTAAGAAAAAATATATTTCAAAAAGAGCATAGACCAGGCATATGGGACGTAAATATGGAAATTAGAAGCAATGAGATAGTAGGCATGGTTGGAGGGAGCGGGGGTGGTAAGACAGTAATTGCGTGGATGATAGTAGGCTTGTTAAAGCCCACTAAAGGACAAATAATCTATCATCCGATGAATTTAGATGTTGTTAGGATGAACAAGAAACAATTGAAAAAATATAGAGCTGAGGTTCAACTAGTCTTTCAAGATCCGTATTCCTCATTAGACCCTGCTCACACAGTGAGATGGCACTTGGAAAGACCACTAAAGATCTATGGCTACGAGGGTGATATGGATGAGAAAATAAAAGAGTTATTAAAAGAAGTAGCTCTCACTCCCCCATCAGATTTCTTAGATAAGTATCCCTTTCAATTATCTGGAGGACAAAGACAAAGAGTATATTTGGCAAGAGTACTAGCACTTAACCCTAAGGTTATAATTGCGGATGAGCCAGTATCTAATGTTGATGCCTCAATTAGGGCATCTCTACTAGAATTATTTAAGCAGTTAAGAGATGAAAAAGGTATATCAATTATGTATATAACTCACGACATAGCTACAATAGGTTACGTAGCAGATAGGGTTTATGTAGTAAAACAAGGTAGAATAGTGGATGAAGGTGATGTAGAAACTGTATTATCCCATCCTAAAGACGAGTATACTAGGTTACTTATAGAGTCCGTCCCAGATCCTTACAAAAGAATTGAATGA